From the genome of Malus domestica chromosome 04, GDT2T_hap1, one region includes:
- the LOC103443404 gene encoding selenium-binding protein 2, which produces MATDVAVLQHGTVGKSLGNGGACCKSGPGYATPLDAMAGPREALIYVTAVYSGTGIEKPDYLATVDVDPSSPTYSKVIHRLPVPHLGDELHHTGWNSCSSCHGDPSAERRFLVLPALISGRIYVIDTKTNPKAPSLHKVVDPADIVQKTGLAYPHTSHCLASGDLLVSCLGDKDGNAVGNGFLLLDSEFNVKGRWEKPGHSPLFGYDFWYQPRHKTMISTSWGAPAAFTKGFNPQHVSDGLYGRHLHVYSWPEGELKQTLDLGNTGLLPLEIRFLHDPSKDTGFVGCALTSNMVRFFKTDDGSWSHEVAISVKPLKVQNWILPEMPGLITDFLISLDDRFLYFVNWLHGDVRQYNIEDPKNPKLTGQIWVGGLIQKGCPVVAEAEDGTTKQFDVPEIQGKKLRGGPQMIQLSLDGKRLYVTNSLFSTWDRQFYPDLLEKGSHMLQLDVDTEKGGLALNPNFFVDFGAEPDGPSLAHEMRYPGGDCTSDIWV; this is translated from the exons atggcaaCGGACGTGGCGGTGCTGCAACACGGAACGGTAGGGAAGAGCCTGGGCAATGGAGGAGCGTGCTGCAAAAGTGGGCCCGGGTACGCCACCCCGCTCGACGCCATGGCTGGTCCGAGAGAGGCTCTCATCTATGTAACTGCCGTTTACTCAG GAACGGGAATAGAGAAGCCGGATTACCTTGCCACGGTTGATGTCGATCCAAGTTCGCCTACTTATTCCAAAGTAATCCACAGGCTGCCCGTGCCGCATTTAGGTGATGAACTGCATCACACTGGCTGGAACTCGTGCAGCTCTTGCCATGGAGATCCATCTGCAGAACGGCGTTTCCTTGTACTACCTGCATTAAT ATCTGGTCGTATATATGTGATAGACACAAAAACAAACCCGAAGGCTCCCTCTTTGCATAAAGTTGTTGACCCTGCAGATATTGTTCAGAAGACTGGATTGGCATATCCACACACATCCCATTGCCTTGCTTCGGGCGATCTACTGGTTTCTTGCCTAGGAGATAAAGATGGCAATGCTGTAGGAAATGGATTTCTTCTCCTTGACTCTGAGTTTAATGTGAAGGGCAG GTGGGAGAAACCAGGGCACAGTCCACTTTTTGGCTATGATTTCTGGTACCAGCCGCGACACAAGACAATGATAAGCACATCATGGGGTGCCCCTGCTGCTTTCACTAAAGGTTTCAACCCTCAGCATGTCTCGGATGGACTGTATGGGAGGCATCTTCATGTATACAGCTGGCCAGAAGGTGAATTGAAACAAACATTGGATCTTGGAAATACAGGACTCTTACCCTTGGAG ATAAGGTTCCTGCATGATCCTTCTAAGGACACTGGATTTGTTGGGTGTGCCTTGACAAGTAACATGGTGCGATTCTTCAAGACAGATGATGGTTCGTGGAGCCATGAG GTTGCAATATCAGTGAAACCATTGAAGGTGCAGAACTGGATTCTTCCGGAGATGCCTGGGCTTATAACTGATTTTCTGATCTCACTTGATGATCGTTTTCTATACTTTGTGAACTGGCTTCATGGAGATGTGAGACAGTATAACATTGAGGACCCCAAAAATCCTAAGCTGACGGGCCAAATATGGGTTGGGGGGCTAATCCAAAAGGGATGCCCAGTTGTTGCTGAGGCTGAAGATGGTACAACAAAGCAGTTTGACGTCCCAGAGATCCAG GGGAAAAAGTTGAGAGGTGGACCTCAGATGATCCAGTTAAGTTTGGATGGGAAGCGGCTTTATGTCACCAACTCCCTTTTCAGTACATGGGATCGCCAATTTTACCCCGACCTTCTGGAGAAAGGATCTCACATGCTACAGCTTGATGTTGACACTGAGAAGGGTGGTCTTGCATTAAACCCGAACTTTTTCGTCGACTTTGGAGCTGAACCGGATGGTCCTTCCCTAGCCCATGAAATGAGATATCCTGGTGGTGACTGCACTTCAGATATTTGGGTTTAA